One Mesorhizobium loti genomic window carries:
- a CDS encoding cell division topological specificity factor MinE has translation MNVLFDLFKRRSSAPVARERLQVLLAYERRNRSQPDLVSILREEIMAVIAKHVQIDQDYLQVSMDRGETMSTLEIDIQIPNKSPAPMAIAG, from the coding sequence ATGAACGTGTTGTTCGACCTCTTCAAGCGGCGCTCCAGCGCGCCGGTGGCGCGCGAGCGGCTGCAAGTGCTGCTCGCCTATGAGCGCCGCAACCGCAGCCAGCCCGACCTCGTCTCCATCCTGCGCGAGGAGATCATGGCCGTCATCGCCAAGCATGTGCAGATCGACCAGGATTATTTGCAGGTCTCGATGGACAGGGGCGAGACCATGTCGACGCTGGAGATCGACATCCAGATACCCAACAAGAGCCCGGCACCGATGGCGATTGCCGGCTAG